In the Leptospiraceae bacterium genome, one interval contains:
- a CDS encoding SpoIIE family protein phosphatase, which yields MRTYSSIILTLFILSIFSFVIILKLDSKKSSTPFYYFPNGFIANTSAEYSNLLGKRIYISQVSFSEKQFKSTGESIYDIYIIDKNHDFQILSVNFTDKTKWKILYDFLPFILLSCISMFVSIWFFLQDRDIHIFFLFSSIASAIFSSFIVLAYNDLYTPFYFTLFLIPCFILNISFRLNGQEISAKWIVVEIIFAFILSFIGYSEKEDPLIFENLTNFAIYLILIFSFVFIIIVLYDLLKYGSGFSILLKKLSLVFSIILISFLPFWIFNYDIGIFQNYSQNILFVSFLLFPVLFIYGTYRYTFIPVQLFFSNSLTTAYLISFFLLMYLTFYFLLTTFKPLFFHHIRSAFNICYIFLSMLLLPLAKEKLSDWIDYWTFKRNQKLNHSLKELADLISNPISLKGTISSLISKIMKTLEVGKIIVLIPGERFPKMELGKISLMRIPFDSEIWKYFSSEFQITVTSYLTYGVGIRESVYEFLRDLEIQLAYPMISSNGKKVESVFLVGEKLNRKNFSLGELRYIKECTRFANLLLENYTLLNEEVEKKKLVRELNFASIVDNIIHPLNDTNISGIGLSYLAIPAVGISGDYLEIVKLSETKMLILLGDVAGHGLGSGYIVSAIKAITRQNLKADLNIEKLFSQISDFLIERYSGNEFLTLIGGIMDIETGIFSYANAGHLPLIILRKSKEVEVVSESQRVLGIRHTQYDLREIKIFPSEKLILFSDGVTETFNKEEETYGEEKFITFLKENSEKSPKQIVTLLTHELKNFRNGVDISDDISVICISIENLARPLK from the coding sequence ATGAGAACCTATTCGAGTATAATTCTCACCTTATTTATACTTTCTATTTTTTCATTTGTAATAATTTTAAAGTTAGATTCTAAGAAATCTTCAACTCCTTTTTATTATTTTCCAAACGGGTTTATTGCTAATACAAGTGCAGAGTATTCCAATCTATTGGGGAAAAGAATTTATATTTCTCAAGTTTCTTTTTCCGAAAAACAATTCAAGTCAACAGGAGAAAGTATATACGATATTTATATAATAGATAAAAATCATGATTTTCAAATACTATCTGTAAATTTCACAGATAAAACAAAATGGAAAATTTTGTACGATTTTCTACCATTTATACTTTTATCATGCATTAGTATGTTTGTTTCAATTTGGTTTTTCTTACAAGACAGAGACATCCACATTTTTTTTCTATTTTCTTCTATAGCGTCTGCCATATTTAGTTCGTTTATAGTACTAGCTTATAACGATTTATATACTCCATTTTACTTTACACTATTTCTGATTCCCTGTTTCATTTTAAATATTTCTTTTCGATTAAATGGACAAGAAATTTCTGCAAAATGGATTGTAGTCGAAATTATATTTGCCTTTATCTTGTCTTTTATCGGATATTCGGAAAAAGAAGATCCTTTAATTTTTGAAAATTTAACCAACTTTGCTATTTATTTAATTTTAATTTTTTCTTTTGTATTTATCATTATTGTTCTCTACGATTTGTTAAAATATGGAAGTGGATTTTCGATCTTATTAAAGAAATTATCTTTGGTGTTTTCAATAATTTTAATTTCATTTCTGCCGTTCTGGATTTTTAATTACGATATAGGTATTTTTCAAAATTATTCACAAAATATTTTATTCGTTTCATTTCTTTTATTTCCTGTACTTTTTATTTATGGAACATACAGATATACATTTATCCCTGTCCAGCTTTTCTTTAGTAACTCGCTTACAACTGCATATCTCATCAGTTTTTTCCTTCTTATGTACCTTACATTTTATTTTTTACTTACTACTTTTAAGCCTCTCTTTTTTCATCATATCCGATCTGCTTTCAATATTTGCTATATATTTTTATCTATGTTATTACTTCCTTTGGCAAAAGAAAAACTGTCAGATTGGATTGATTACTGGACTTTTAAAAGAAATCAGAAGCTAAACCATTCGTTAAAAGAATTGGCAGATCTTATTTCTAATCCGATTTCTTTAAAGGGAACAATTTCTTCTCTTATTTCTAAAATTATGAAAACATTAGAGGTAGGAAAAATCATTGTTTTGATTCCGGGAGAGAGATTTCCAAAAATGGAATTGGGGAAAATTTCACTTATGAGAATTCCTTTTGATTCAGAAATATGGAAATACTTTTCGAGTGAGTTTCAAATAACTGTTACCTCGTACCTAACGTATGGAGTTGGAATCAGAGAGTCAGTTTATGAATTTTTAAGAGATTTAGAAATCCAACTTGCCTACCCGATGATTTCATCGAATGGTAAAAAAGTTGAATCTGTGTTTTTAGTAGGTGAAAAACTCAATAGAAAAAATTTTAGTCTGGGAGAGTTGCGTTATATTAAAGAGTGCACGAGGTTTGCAAATTTACTTTTAGAAAATTATACTTTGCTCAATGAAGAAGTAGAGAAGAAAAAACTTGTTCGAGAGTTAAATTTTGCAAGTATCGTTGATAATATTATTCACCCTTTGAATGATACAAATATATCGGGTATAGGTCTTAGCTATTTAGCCATTCCTGCAGTCGGTATATCCGGTGATTATTTGGAAATTGTAAAGCTTAGCGAAACAAAAATGCTGATACTTCTTGGTGATGTTGCAGGGCATGGACTTGGAAGCGGGTATATCGTAAGTGCAATCAAAGCAATTACTCGACAAAATCTTAAGGCAGACTTAAACATTGAAAAACTTTTTTCACAGATAAGCGATTTCTTAATCGAGAGGTATTCAGGAAATGAATTTCTTACTCTGATTGGTGGAATAATGGACATTGAGACAGGTATATTTTCTTATGCCAATGCAGGACATCTGCCTCTAATCATTCTTCGGAAATCTAAAGAGGTAGAGGTAGTTTCTGAAAGTCAAAGAGTGCTTGGAATACGTCATACCCAGTACGACTTGCGTGAGATTAAAATATTCCCCAGCGAAAAACTTATTCTTTTTTCAGATGGTGTGACTGAAACATTTAATAAAGAAGAAGAAACCTATGGTGAAGAGAAGTTCATCACATTTCTAAAAGAAAATTCTGAAAAAAGTCCTAAGCAGATTGTTACACTGTTAACCCACGAGTTAAAAAATTTTCGTAATGGAGTGGATATCAGTGACGATATTTCTGTGATATGTATTTCTATTGAAAATTTAGCACGTCCTTTAAAATAG